One window from the genome of Tolypothrix sp. NIES-4075 encodes:
- a CDS encoding ABC transporter ATP-binding protein, producing the protein MKSTSFTGDNYNITTPRTEFLEIENLVKAYPSPEGKKFVVLDNVNLSIGEDEYISVIGHSGCGKSTLLKIVAGLEKATSGSVRLDGKEINKPGAKRMMVFQNYSLLPWLTVRENVRLAVDEVLKNASRAEKISIVNEHLAMVNLNAAADKYPDEISGGMKQRVGIARAIAIRPKMLLMDEPFGALDALTRGKLQRQVLDIWENHRQAVMMITHDVDEAIYMSDRIVLMTNGPAANIGEILKVPFKHPRDRAAMRNSKEYFELRNHALNFLDRYFTQDE; encoded by the coding sequence ATGAAATCTACCTCTTTTACCGGAGATAACTACAATATCACCACGCCCCGCACAGAATTTCTAGAAATTGAAAATTTAGTGAAAGCTTATCCTTCACCAGAAGGTAAAAAATTTGTCGTTTTAGATAATGTGAATCTCAGTATTGGCGAAGATGAGTATATTTCTGTAATTGGTCACTCTGGCTGTGGGAAATCGACACTGCTAAAAATAGTAGCCGGTTTAGAAAAAGCAACTTCTGGCTCAGTGCGACTGGATGGTAAAGAAATTAACAAGCCGGGAGCAAAGAGAATGATGGTGTTTCAAAACTATTCGCTCTTACCTTGGTTAACTGTGCGGGAAAACGTCCGTTTAGCTGTGGATGAAGTGTTAAAAAATGCATCTCGTGCGGAGAAAATTAGCATTGTTAACGAGCATCTGGCAATGGTAAATTTAAATGCGGCGGCTGACAAATATCCTGATGAAATTTCTGGAGGTATGAAACAGCGTGTTGGTATTGCCAGAGCGATCGCCATTCGTCCAAAAATGTTACTTATGGATGAACCTTTTGGAGCGTTGGATGCTTTAACTCGTGGTAAATTGCAGCGTCAGGTATTAGATATCTGGGAAAACCACCGACAAGCGGTAATGATGATTACTCATGATGTGGATGAAGCGATTTATATGAGCGATCGCATTGTTTTGATGACCAACGGTCCTGCGGCTAATATTGGGGAAATATTAAAAGTTCCTTTTAAACATCCACGCGATCGCGCCGCCATGCGAAACTCAAAAGAATACTTTGAACTTCGCAACCACGCTTTAAATTTCTTAGATCGCTATTTTACTCAAGACGAGTAA
- a CDS encoding OmpA family protein: MSDYSTNEIAKESPNNARSDELSELRSLLLGLEPTKVNKLYKKLDDVQVQAEDISRLLPEAIILRSMQDKNLSEAIVPTIEDAIQYSVKKDLNTLSETIFPVIGPATRKAMSTALDEMIQSLNQTLEHSLSPQSLKWRLEAQRTGKSFAEIVLLRTMVYRVEQVFLIHKKTGLLLQHILAPQVAFQDPDLVSAMLTAIRDFVEDSFSVQKGESLQSLRFGELTIWIEEGPQAILAGIIRGRARQELRLVFQEAIEKIHLKLNKEFAEFQGEIEPFSASKPYLETCLEVQYKLPRKQNYTYAWTFLGTIAIACGICSFFVIRDQLRWDTYLDKLNSQPGIVVTKASSRHGKYFLSGMRDPLAVDPKIIMEEANIPPNKVISNWEPYISLQPQFTAKRAAELLQPPETVSLNVDENGILHATGSAPRQWILSAQKLWHFIPGVIQFEDNNLLNPEFNKLKLYKKQIEENTLFFLENTAELLPGEENKMRNLLVKMQKLLNTAKYLHQDVRIQIIGHENVVRKEKNITLSQARANKILSYITASGINASNFQTVGGGFNESLDSKSIKSEKKSNYRASFKVFLSEKPK, encoded by the coding sequence ATGAGTGACTATTCCACAAATGAAATAGCGAAAGAATCCCCAAATAATGCCCGCAGCGATGAACTAAGTGAACTTCGCAGTTTGCTTCTTGGTCTTGAACCGACCAAAGTTAACAAATTATATAAAAAATTAGATGACGTTCAAGTTCAAGCCGAAGATATAAGTCGCTTGCTTCCAGAAGCGATTATTTTGCGGTCAATGCAAGATAAAAATTTGAGTGAAGCAATAGTCCCGACTATTGAAGATGCGATTCAATATTCTGTTAAAAAAGATTTAAATACTCTTTCAGAAACGATTTTTCCCGTCATCGGACCAGCTACCCGCAAGGCTATGTCCACAGCTCTTGACGAGATGATTCAATCTTTAAATCAAACTTTGGAACATAGCTTATCACCACAGAGCCTAAAGTGGCGATTAGAAGCACAACGTACAGGGAAATCATTCGCAGAAATTGTGCTGCTTCGCACTATGGTTTATCGTGTGGAGCAGGTTTTTTTAATTCATAAAAAAACAGGATTATTGCTACAACATATTTTAGCACCGCAAGTAGCCTTTCAAGATCCAGATTTAGTTTCGGCAATGTTGACCGCTATTCGGGATTTTGTTGAAGACTCTTTCAGCGTGCAAAAAGGTGAATCGTTGCAAAGTTTGAGGTTTGGAGAACTGACTATTTGGATTGAAGAGGGACCCCAAGCGATATTAGCAGGAATTATTCGAGGGAGAGCGCGTCAAGAATTAAGATTAGTTTTTCAAGAAGCAATAGAAAAAATTCACCTGAAATTAAATAAAGAATTTGCGGAATTTCAAGGAGAAATAGAGCCATTTTCAGCAAGTAAGCCTTATTTAGAAACTTGTTTAGAAGTTCAATATAAATTGCCACGCAAACAGAATTATACTTATGCATGGACATTTTTAGGTACAATAGCGATCGCCTGCGGAATTTGCAGCTTTTTTGTGATTAGAGATCAACTTCGCTGGGACACTTATCTAGACAAACTTAACTCTCAACCAGGAATTGTAGTCACCAAAGCAAGTTCGCGACACGGTAAATATTTCCTTTCGGGAATGCGCGATCCGTTAGCGGTAGATCCAAAAATTATAATGGAAGAAGCAAACATACCTCCCAATAAAGTCATCAGTAACTGGGAACCTTACATATCTTTGCAACCACAATTTACCGCCAAAAGAGCCGCAGAATTACTTCAACCTCCAGAAACTGTATCATTAAATGTTGACGAAAATGGCATTCTTCATGCCACAGGTTCTGCTCCTCGTCAATGGATTTTGTCAGCACAAAAATTATGGCATTTTATTCCCGGAGTCATTCAATTTGAAGACAACAATCTTTTAAATCCAGAATTCAACAAACTCAAATTATATAAAAAGCAAATTGAAGAAAATACGCTCTTCTTTTTAGAAAATACAGCAGAGCTTTTACCTGGTGAAGAGAATAAAATGCGGAATTTACTAGTAAAAATGCAAAAGCTACTGAATACTGCAAAATATCTGCATCAGGATGTACGTATTCAAATAATAGGACATGAGAATGTAGTTAGAAAAGAAAAAAACATCACACTCAGTCAAGCCCGTGCTAACAAAATCTTATCTTATATAACCGCTTCTGGAATTAACGCCAGCAATTTTCAAACTGTAGGAGGAGGTTTTAACGAGTCGTTAGACAGCAAATCAATAAAATCAGAAAAAAAATCTAATTATAGGGCATCTTTCAAGGTATTTTTATCTGAAAAGCCTAAATAA
- a CDS encoding sensor histidine kinase, whose amino-acid sequence MSESLTADVFAALNILVLERLNVGSFRITGTVPNWLRSFCRRGVTSGMEILIPEEEFTFLENFLIDAEEFWEHNAEDKLKSGLWTEKDLTGKEYYFEASAISIKNQNILLIESLDGEYKEIQSIIQKARENKLIYQHLLKENQKKEVLIHCIIHDIAGQLSGINCCLALLEFENLTPKGKERLQIGQKQSIKQEMLIREILDAFSAEVQSLEAFTVDVDQAPDALISIQEVIEILTPTFILNKMRLLLAGNIDLTADWKVVGDKSRLDRVISNLAENALRHSPGGSVVTVGLQQDGEYVLVTVNDEGSGVTPEMAQHLFQKFSQGRGRSGRVGLGLYFCRITVERWGGQIGYSPRPEGGSRFWLRLPKVGSRDAINRVFTR is encoded by the coding sequence ATGAGCGAGTCTCTTACAGCAGACGTTTTCGCAGCCTTGAATATCTTAGTATTAGAAAGACTTAATGTAGGCTCTTTTAGAATTACTGGAACTGTACCAAATTGGTTGCGGTCTTTTTGTCGTCGTGGGGTAACATCGGGGATGGAAATATTAATACCTGAAGAAGAATTTACCTTTTTAGAAAACTTTTTGATTGATGCTGAAGAATTCTGGGAACACAATGCAGAAGATAAACTAAAATCAGGTTTGTGGACTGAGAAAGATTTAACTGGTAAAGAATACTATTTTGAAGCCTCAGCAATTTCTATAAAAAACCAAAACATTTTATTAATCGAATCGTTAGATGGTGAATATAAAGAGATACAATCTATAATCCAAAAAGCTAGAGAAAACAAGTTAATTTATCAACACTTATTAAAAGAAAATCAAAAAAAAGAAGTTTTAATTCACTGCATTATACATGATATCGCAGGTCAATTGAGCGGTATTAATTGCTGTTTGGCATTGCTTGAATTTGAAAACCTGACACCTAAGGGTAAAGAACGTTTGCAAATTGGTCAAAAACAATCTATCAAGCAAGAGATGCTGATTCGGGAAATATTAGATGCATTTTCGGCAGAAGTACAATCGCTGGAAGCTTTTACGGTTGATGTCGATCAAGCACCGGATGCTTTGATTTCTATACAAGAAGTTATCGAAATTTTAACTCCTACTTTTATACTGAACAAAATGCGGTTATTGCTTGCTGGCAATATTGACTTGACAGCAGACTGGAAAGTGGTTGGTGATAAATCACGTTTGGATAGAGTAATTTCAAATTTGGCAGAAAATGCTTTGCGTCACAGTCCTGGGGGGTCTGTTGTTACAGTTGGTTTGCAACAAGATGGGGAATATGTTTTAGTAACTGTCAATGATGAGGGTTCTGGTGTAACACCGGAAATGGCACAACATTTATTCCAAAAGTTTTCTCAAGGAAGAGGTAGATCCGGTAGAGTCGGTTTGGGACTTTATTTTTGTCGGATTACTGTTGAACGTTGGGGAGGGCAAATTGGTTATTCACCTCGTCCGGAAGGTGGTTCGCGTTTTTGGCTTCGCTTACCAAAAGTGGGAAGTAGAGACGCGATTAATCGCGTCTTTACTAGGTAG
- a CDS encoding chlorophyll a/b-binding protein, with translation MQTRPTTDLPPVAKEYNGVDRNAFLFGFNPQAELWNGRLAMIGFLAYLLWDLAGFSVVRDVLHIIGY, from the coding sequence ATGCAAACTCGTCCTACTACCGATTTACCACCAGTTGCTAAAGAATATAACGGTGTAGACAGAAACGCTTTCCTATTTGGCTTTAATCCTCAAGCCGAATTGTGGAATGGTCGCTTGGCAATGATTGGCTTTCTTGCTTACTTACTTTGGGATTTAGCAGGATTCAGCGTCGTTCGTGACGTATTGCACATCATCGGTTATTAA
- a CDS encoding ABC transporter substrate-binding protein produces MSNTDNNNWTRRDFILGMGATTAGMALSSCAISGDRSAKGLTEEALAIKPVVRSQDLEKPDITVGYVPVNDCAPFAIAWKKGFFRKYGLNVKLNREASWATSRDGLIFGRLDASPVVSGAVTNARIGAEGARHAPLCAALTIHRHGNAMTMNKSMWDFGLRPWYEYNGNLEAFGKQFRAYFDSQPPERKVWAVVLSSSIYEYFVRYVSAAAGVDPLKEFRVIIVPPPQMVTNVRIGAMQAYMVAEPWNTRAIKGNEGVGFTFAQGKEVWLGHPDRLLGVMESFIKNYPKTYRSLVKAMIEACQYCSKPENRQEVAELITDRSFTGAKPKKKGAAIAKFTGPAILGNYNYGGFDGKDRTIKAADTTIFYDIPDNLPKQPGEHSTFLWRSRSVWLMTQAARWGQIKEFPKNADKLAQQGWRTDLYREITAEMGIDCPKDDYKVESPEVFIDKKGFDPSDPVRYLNSFEIRANAPTRFYLS; encoded by the coding sequence ATGAGTAACACCGACAATAACAACTGGACTCGACGAGACTTTATATTAGGAATGGGAGCAACGACAGCGGGGATGGCGCTGTCTTCGTGTGCAATTTCAGGCGATCGCTCTGCTAAAGGACTGACTGAAGAAGCTTTAGCTATTAAACCAGTAGTTAGATCCCAAGATTTAGAAAAACCGGATATCACCGTTGGTTACGTTCCGGTGAATGATTGTGCGCCATTTGCGATCGCCTGGAAAAAAGGCTTCTTCCGCAAGTATGGCTTGAACGTCAAACTCAACCGCGAAGCTAGCTGGGCAACCTCCCGCGACGGCTTAATTTTTGGTCGCCTAGATGCCTCACCCGTAGTATCCGGTGCCGTCACCAACGCCAGAATCGGTGCTGAAGGGGCACGCCACGCCCCTCTGTGTGCTGCCTTGACCATTCACCGTCACGGCAACGCCATGACCATGAACAAATCCATGTGGGATTTCGGCTTGCGTCCGTGGTACGAGTACAACGGCAATTTAGAAGCATTTGGCAAACAATTCCGAGCATACTTTGACAGCCAACCACCAGAACGCAAAGTTTGGGCAGTAGTTCTGAGTTCCTCTATTTACGAATACTTTGTCCGTTACGTATCCGCTGCCGCTGGTGTCGATCCGCTTAAGGAGTTTCGCGTCATCATCGTTCCACCTCCGCAGATGGTGACAAACGTGCGAATTGGCGCAATGCAAGCTTACATGGTTGCGGAACCTTGGAATACACGAGCAATTAAAGGTAACGAAGGCGTCGGTTTTACCTTTGCTCAAGGCAAAGAAGTTTGGCTGGGACACCCAGATCGACTGCTGGGGGTGATGGAATCTTTCATCAAAAATTATCCCAAAACCTATCGTTCTCTGGTGAAAGCGATGATTGAGGCTTGCCAATATTGCAGCAAACCGGAAAACCGCCAAGAAGTTGCCGAACTGATTACCGATCGCTCGTTTACAGGTGCAAAACCTAAAAAGAAAGGTGCGGCGATCGCTAAATTTACTGGTCCGGCAATTCTCGGTAACTACAACTATGGCGGATTTGATGGCAAAGACCGCACCATCAAAGCTGCCGACACCACCATTTTCTACGATATTCCTGACAACCTTCCCAAACAACCAGGAGAACACTCTACTTTTTTATGGAGATCCAGAAGTGTTTGGTTAATGACACAAGCAGCACGTTGGGGACAAATTAAAGAATTTCCCAAAAATGCTGATAAACTGGCTCAACAAGGCTGGAGGACTGATTTATATCGGGAAATTACCGCTGAAATGGGTATCGATTGTCCCAAAGATGATTACAAAGTGGAATCCCCAGAAGTATTCATCGACAAAAAAGGCTTTGACCCCAGCGATCCTGTGCGCTATCTCAACAGTTTTGAGATTAGGGCAAACGCACCCACCCGTTTTTATCTGAGTTAA
- a CDS encoding chlorophyll a/b-binding protein yields the protein MKVNKQKVQDTKMESRPSTDLPPVAKEYNGVDRNAFLFGFNPQAELWNGRLAMIGFLAYLLWDLAGYSVLRDVLHFIGY from the coding sequence ATTAAAGTCAACAAGCAAAAAGTTCAGGACACAAAAATGGAATCTCGCCCTTCTACCGATTTACCACCAGTTGCTAAAGAATATAACGGTGTAGACAGAAACGCTTTCCTATTTGGCTTTAATCCTCAAGCCGAATTGTGGAACGGTCGTCTTGCAATGATTGGCTTTCTAGCTTACTTACTTTGGGATTTAGCAGGCTATAGCGTTCTGCGTGACGTGCTGCATTTCATTGGTTACTAA
- a CDS encoding Rab family GTPase, producing the protein MLQKKICMVGAFATGKTSLVAKFVYSIFSETYQTTVGVKIDKKVVKIQDKELNFILWDLYGEDEFQKVRLSYLRGSSGYLMVVDGTRHNTLEKAFSLQTRVEETIGQIPFILVLNKSDLLDEWEIETAEIDAIIQRGWTVIKTSAKTGLGVEEVFQTLANQILDV; encoded by the coding sequence ATGCTTCAGAAAAAGATTTGCATGGTAGGTGCTTTTGCTACAGGTAAAACAAGTTTAGTAGCCAAATTTGTATATAGCATATTTTCGGAAACCTATCAAACTACTGTGGGTGTAAAAATTGACAAAAAAGTAGTGAAGATTCAAGACAAAGAGTTAAATTTTATTCTTTGGGATCTTTATGGGGAAGACGAATTTCAAAAAGTGCGACTGTCTTATTTACGGGGTTCATCTGGCTATTTAATGGTAGTGGATGGAACTCGACACAACACTCTTGAAAAAGCCTTTAGTCTGCAAACAAGAGTAGAAGAAACGATTGGACAAATTCCCTTTATTCTTGTACTCAACAAATCAGATTTGCTGGATGAATGGGAAATTGAAACGGCAGAAATCGATGCAATTATACAGCGTGGCTGGACTGTAATTAAAACCAGCGCTAAAACTGGGCTGGGTGTAGAAGAAGTTTTTCAAACACTTGCTAATCAAATATTGGATGTATAG
- a CDS encoding universal stress family protein, with translation MLVRLQSAIGRDDLIEQMVLLSPKTSCTEKAQPAKSINLIVGYNSSPNSHTALDIAFWIAHQTRLATNVQVIVQAVYVVENNQKSQYLDIFHSEMHEPSLACPVNYASKSITSVLSEPKLTSNALYLETKLVDTLTQADRILWQARSLAEEWQGSFKAHLRFGCVAEELQKVVKLEAADILFLGCQSINHPIIQTLDSNLPCVVLGIPNSINI, from the coding sequence ATGTTAGTTCGTTTGCAAAGCGCAATAGGTCGTGATGACTTAATTGAGCAAATGGTATTGCTATCACCAAAAACATCTTGTACTGAAAAAGCTCAACCAGCAAAATCAATTAACTTAATCGTTGGCTACAACAGTTCTCCCAACAGCCATACCGCGCTAGACATTGCTTTTTGGATTGCCCATCAAACACGTTTAGCCACTAACGTACAAGTTATTGTTCAAGCTGTTTATGTAGTAGAAAATAACCAAAAAAGTCAGTATTTAGATATCTTTCATTCCGAAATGCATGAGCCATCATTGGCATGTCCAGTCAACTATGCATCTAAGTCTATTACATCCGTCTTATCTGAACCCAAACTCACATCAAACGCACTTTATTTAGAAACCAAATTGGTAGACACCCTCACACAAGCAGACCGAATTCTTTGGCAAGCACGCAGTCTGGCTGAAGAATGGCAAGGTTCCTTCAAAGCTCATTTACGGTTTGGCTGCGTTGCTGAAGAACTTCAGAAAGTAGTTAAATTAGAAGCTGCTGATATTTTGTTTCTCGGTTGTCAGTCTATAAATCATCCGATTATCCAGACACTAGATTCTAATTTACCCTGCGTTGTTCTGGGTATTCCCAATTCTATAAACATTTAA
- a CDS encoding chlorophyll a/b-binding protein, which produces MQTRPTTDLPPVAKEYNGVDRNAFLFGFNPQAELWNGRLAMIGFLAYLLWDLAGYSVLRDVLHFIGY; this is translated from the coding sequence ATGCAAACTCGTCCTACTACCGATTTACCACCAGTTGCTAAAGAATATAACGGTGTAGACAGAAACGCTTTCCTATTTGGCTTTAATCCTCAAGCCGAATTGTGGAACGGTCGTCTTGCAATGATTGGCTTTCTAGCTTACTTACTTTGGGATTTAGCAGGCTATAGCGTTCTGCGTGACGTGCTGCATTTCATTGGTTACTAA